One Moorella sp. E308F genomic region harbors:
- a CDS encoding branched-chain amino acid ABC transporter permease, translating to MELLASVLTFTAINVVAVTGVFILTGLTGLFSLGQGAFMGIGAYVAGLMAIKYNFSFPLAACGAVVVGLIAAVIVGLPTIRLRRDYISLVTLGFGEAIAALLNQSVNITGGAMGLSGIPKQTTLLLAVTSAVICLLLVWGFKCSRYGRQCLALRSDELAARSMGINVNQVKMVAFLLSAAITTYAGVLYGFYTTYVEPVMFGWTKSAEWIIMVFFGGINSLTGAVVASALLTGLPEILRAAAEWRIVAYCVIVLLILNFKPTGLFGEYEISLLSLLRRRGNRIREGEGS from the coding sequence ATGGAACTTTTAGCTTCGGTGCTAACCTTTACAGCAATCAATGTAGTAGCCGTGACCGGCGTCTTCATTCTTACAGGGTTAACCGGCCTCTTTTCCTTGGGCCAGGGGGCTTTTATGGGTATTGGCGCCTATGTTGCCGGGTTGATGGCCATTAAATATAATTTTTCCTTTCCTTTAGCGGCATGCGGAGCTGTTGTTGTTGGCCTGATAGCAGCCGTGATAGTTGGCTTGCCAACCATCAGGTTACGCCGGGACTACATCTCTCTGGTAACCTTGGGCTTTGGCGAAGCCATAGCTGCCCTCCTCAACCAGTCTGTAAATATTACCGGCGGCGCCATGGGTCTCTCCGGCATACCCAAGCAGACCACGCTTCTCTTAGCAGTAACTTCAGCCGTGATCTGCCTGTTGCTGGTCTGGGGTTTTAAATGTTCGCGCTACGGCCGCCAGTGCCTGGCTTTACGAAGTGATGAACTGGCGGCCAGGTCCATGGGCATCAATGTCAACCAGGTAAAAATGGTGGCCTTCCTTTTATCGGCAGCTATTACAACCTATGCCGGCGTCCTCTATGGATTTTATACGACCTATGTCGAGCCGGTAATGTTCGGCTGGACCAAATCTGCCGAGTGGATTATTATGGTGTTTTTCGGCGGCATCAACAGCCTGACCGGGGCCGTCGTCGCCAGCGCCCTGCTTACAGGTTTGCCGGAAATCTTACGTGCCGCAGCCGAATGGCGTATCGTCGCCTACTGCGTGATTGTCTTATTAATCCTGAACTTTAAACCTACCGGTTTATTCGGTGAGTATGAAATCTCCCTCCTGTCCCTGCTGCGGCGCCGGGGAAACAGGATAAGGGAGGGTGAGGGGTCGTGA
- a CDS encoding zinc-binding dehydrogenase, with protein sequence MKAQAYVLEAFNEPLTAREINIPNLEPGQVLVKIKAAGICGSDLHIWQGEDPRVKLPMILGHEGVGEVAAIKGKKLTVEGEELKEGDLIFWNRGVSCGHCYYCAVLREPSLCPNRVVQGINITTTEPPYLNGCYAEYIILQPGADIFRVPAGVDPAVLVAASCSGATAAHGFDLVRPEPGDTVVVIGPGPLGLFAVAFARAYGATTVIVSGGSKTRLEMGRQFGATVILDRHEVQDEERRQIVMDLTHGRGADLVVEAAGNAAALLEAITLVRPGGAVLSMGFGQPGGTFAFDGYQHLARRNIRLQGVWVSDTRHVYRAMAMILAQPELFARMITHRFPLARVNEALEVMACKEAVKAVLMP encoded by the coding sequence ATGAAAGCTCAAGCCTATGTTTTAGAAGCGTTTAATGAACCTCTGACGGCACGGGAAATAAACATTCCCAACCTGGAGCCGGGGCAGGTGCTGGTAAAGATAAAAGCCGCCGGTATCTGCGGCTCTGACCTGCACATCTGGCAGGGAGAGGACCCGCGCGTCAAGTTACCTATGATTTTGGGCCACGAAGGCGTTGGCGAGGTGGCCGCCATTAAAGGAAAAAAGCTAACGGTAGAAGGTGAAGAACTGAAGGAGGGCGACCTTATTTTCTGGAACCGGGGTGTTTCCTGCGGCCACTGCTATTACTGCGCCGTGTTGCGGGAACCGTCTTTATGCCCCAACCGGGTCGTCCAGGGAATTAATATTACCACTACCGAACCGCCGTATTTAAACGGATGTTATGCCGAATATATCATTCTGCAGCCCGGCGCGGACATATTCCGGGTGCCGGCGGGGGTTGACCCCGCGGTGCTGGTGGCGGCCTCCTGTTCAGGGGCTACAGCGGCCCACGGCTTCGACCTGGTGCGGCCAGAACCTGGCGACACGGTGGTTGTTATCGGCCCCGGGCCTTTAGGCCTGTTTGCCGTAGCCTTTGCCCGGGCTTATGGAGCAACTACAGTCATTGTGAGCGGTGGCTCTAAAACACGCCTGGAAATGGGACGGCAATTCGGGGCCACTGTTATCCTGGACCGCCATGAAGTTCAGGATGAGGAGCGGCGGCAGATAGTCATGGACCTGACCCACGGCCGCGGCGCCGATCTGGTCGTCGAGGCTGCGGGCAATGCTGCAGCTTTGCTGGAAGCCATTACCCTGGTGCGACCTGGGGGTGCGGTCCTCAGCATGGGTTTTGGCCAGCCGGGAGGGACCTTCGCCTTTGACGGTTATCAGCACCTGGCCCGGCGCAATATCCGTTTACAGGGGGTGTGGGTCAGCGACACCCGCCATGTTTACCGGGCCATGGCCATGATCCTGGCGCAGCCTGAACTTTTTGCCCGGATGATTACCCACCGTTTCCCGCTGGCCCGGGTTAATGAAGCACTAGAGGTGATGGCCTGTAAAGAAGCCGTGAAAGCAGTACTTATGCCATAA
- a CDS encoding ABC transporter ATP-binding protein, which yields MNILEVKGLNKRFGGVQAVADFYLDLPEKGIVGIIGPNGAGKTTIFNVISGVYKADSGQVLLAGRDITNMEQHRIAKAGLGRTFQNIRLFRGLSVAENVMTAIDPLTKYNIFSALLSLPGKFRAEREAREKALHYLELVDLIAYKDWRPENLPYGLQRRLEIARALATGPRVLLLDEPAAGLNPKEVIDLIELIARLNRDLGLAILLIEHRMEVVMQLCQYIYVQNFGKTLASGPPAAIQCNEEVIKAYLGDEE from the coding sequence GTGAATATTTTAGAAGTCAAAGGGCTTAACAAAAGGTTCGGCGGCGTCCAGGCGGTGGCGGATTTTTACCTCGACCTGCCGGAAAAGGGTATCGTAGGCATTATCGGGCCCAACGGGGCCGGCAAGACGACGATTTTTAATGTTATCTCCGGCGTTTATAAAGCCGATAGCGGCCAGGTGCTGCTGGCGGGCCGGGATATTACCAATATGGAACAGCATCGAATAGCCAAAGCCGGGCTGGGCCGCACTTTTCAAAACATCCGCCTCTTTCGGGGCCTGAGCGTGGCGGAAAACGTCATGACAGCTATCGACCCCCTGACGAAGTATAATATTTTTTCCGCCCTCCTGTCGCTGCCGGGGAAATTTCGTGCCGAGCGGGAAGCCAGGGAAAAAGCCTTACACTACCTGGAGTTGGTGGACTTAATTGCTTATAAAGACTGGCGGCCGGAGAACCTACCTTACGGCCTCCAGCGTCGCCTGGAGATTGCCCGGGCCCTGGCCACCGGTCCCAGAGTATTGCTGTTGGATGAGCCGGCGGCAGGATTGAATCCCAAAGAAGTCATCGATCTGATTGAGCTCATCGCCAGGCTTAATAGGGATTTAGGCCTGGCCATCCTCCTGATTGAACACCGGATGGAGGTAGTAATGCAGCTCTGCCAGTACATTTATGTCCAGAATTTCGGTAAGACCCTGGCCAGCGGGCCACCGGCTGCCATTCAATGCAATGAAGAGGTCATCAAGGCCTACCTGGGGGACGAGGAATGA
- a CDS encoding FAD-binding protein: protein MEHYNCDVLVIGGGGAALRAAIAAQEYNPDLKVVLATKGRLGRSGVTATACSDRMAFHATLPHTPPGGADAWRYHAEDIYRLGGLVSDWDLAVTLAREAEAAFNYLDALGVPFVKEGGKARQFVTDGSDFPRACYTGPKTAIHIEEALVERLRQLPVQVLNFTMVARLITSQGRVTGALALDTRQRHDPAAALKVISARTVILATGGAGQVYRTNVFPGGMTGDGYALAYTAGAELVNMEFIQIGLASLKTKLNCSGSMLRALPRLVNDRGEEFLGRYFPPGTPSRVVMNLLFRKGASWPVTYEHPTHIIDVAVYQEIAAGRKVYLDYSRNPAGFQWDELVEENHRRYYSEITVDLGTEKRLASPLQRLKEINPESIAWLKERGLDLEAGAMIEVAPCIQHFQGGVKISQAGRTAVAGLYAAGEVAGGQHGANRPGGNALLDGQVFGRLAGEEAAREAVSVPPVEVPAAEIEGFLARTQHMLDKGDIPAGELRRRLQDLMNRAASVVRTEEGLRLGLEKLSALQKIAQRVDEHGLAYALENENMLLVAEMILRTALQRDESRGPHLRFLKATDVTPVSRRDPEWQRYLVISRKDGQMVLTVREPVRP, encoded by the coding sequence ATGGAACATTATAATTGCGATGTCCTGGTTATCGGCGGCGGCGGGGCAGCCCTGCGGGCGGCCATCGCCGCCCAGGAGTATAACCCTGATTTAAAGGTAGTCCTGGCCACAAAGGGGAGGCTGGGCAGGAGCGGGGTGACGGCCACGGCCTGCTCCGATCGCATGGCCTTCCACGCAACCTTACCCCATACCCCGCCGGGGGGTGCAGACGCGTGGCGCTACCATGCCGAAGATATTTACCGCCTCGGCGGCCTGGTCTCCGACTGGGATCTGGCCGTAACGTTAGCCCGGGAAGCTGAAGCTGCCTTTAACTACCTTGATGCCCTGGGTGTCCCTTTCGTGAAAGAAGGGGGAAAGGCCCGCCAGTTTGTGACCGATGGCTCCGACTTCCCCAGGGCCTGCTATACCGGCCCCAAGACGGCTATTCATATTGAAGAAGCCCTGGTGGAGCGTTTGCGTCAGCTGCCGGTACAGGTCCTGAATTTTACCATGGTCGCCCGGTTAATTACCAGCCAGGGAAGGGTAACCGGCGCCCTGGCCCTGGATACCCGCCAGCGGCATGACCCGGCTGCCGCCCTGAAAGTTATCTCCGCAAGGACGGTCATCCTGGCCACCGGAGGTGCGGGCCAGGTTTACCGGACCAATGTTTTTCCCGGCGGCATGACTGGTGACGGCTACGCCCTGGCCTACACCGCCGGCGCCGAACTCGTCAACATGGAATTTATCCAGATCGGCCTGGCCTCCCTGAAGACGAAATTAAATTGTTCGGGGAGCATGTTGCGCGCCCTGCCCCGCCTGGTTAACGACCGGGGCGAAGAATTCCTGGGACGCTATTTCCCGCCGGGTACCCCGTCCAGGGTGGTAATGAACCTGCTATTCCGCAAGGGAGCAAGCTGGCCGGTTACCTATGAGCATCCCACCCACATCATTGACGTGGCCGTCTACCAGGAAATTGCTGCCGGGCGTAAGGTCTACCTGGACTACAGCCGGAACCCGGCCGGATTCCAATGGGACGAACTGGTGGAAGAAAATCACCGGCGTTATTATAGCGAAATTACGGTCGACCTGGGGACAGAAAAGCGCCTGGCCAGCCCTTTACAGCGCTTGAAGGAAATTAATCCCGAAAGTATCGCCTGGCTAAAGGAGCGAGGGCTGGACCTGGAAGCCGGCGCCATGATTGAGGTGGCGCCCTGCATCCAGCACTTCCAGGGCGGGGTGAAAATCAGTCAGGCCGGCAGGACGGCTGTTGCCGGCCTGTATGCCGCCGGCGAGGTGGCCGGCGGCCAACACGGGGCCAACAGGCCGGGGGGCAACGCCCTGCTGGACGGCCAGGTCTTCGGCCGCCTGGCCGGGGAAGAGGCTGCCAGAGAAGCCGTCAGCGTACCCCCCGTAGAAGTGCCGGCGGCCGAGATTGAGGGATTTCTTGCCCGGACGCAGCATATGCTTGATAAAGGTGACATACCGGCCGGGGAGTTGCGGCGGAGGTTGCAGGATCTGATGAACCGGGCGGCCAGCGTAGTGAGGACAGAGGAGGGGCTGCGGCTGGGCCTGGAAAAGCTATCCGCGCTGCAGAAAATAGCGCAGCGGGTCGACGAGCACGGCCTGGCCTACGCCCTGGAGAACGAAAACATGCTGCTGGTGGCGGAAATGATCCTGCGGACGGCCCTGCAGCGGGATG
- a CDS encoding LacI family DNA-binding transcriptional regulator, translating into MVNIKEVAERAGVSPSTVSRALSGRVAVSPETKEKVMRAVRELNYQPNALAKGLKEGRSRTIGLIIPNVRNLVFPAAIKGITDVAKKYGYTVILCNTDEDIETEKAYVDNLRKRLVDGLIFSTATAASTHILELKEQGFPVVLMIRHLEDKVDAVIVDNFRGGYEATKFLIERGYRRIAFVNGTLELDLYRQRFAGYQAALAEAGIAYNEDLVVHGTRDWEDGYRAILTILERGQRPDAVFAASDPKALGVIKALKAKGLRVPDDVAVMGYDNLDMSELMDPPLTTMAQPFYEVGQRAAERLIKLINSKRKNKPVVERLPAQLLVRSSVDYGLAGQVIATGK; encoded by the coding sequence ATGGTCAATATCAAAGAAGTTGCCGAGAGGGCCGGGGTTTCGCCCAGCACCGTTTCCCGGGCCTTAAGCGGCCGGGTTGCGGTCAGCCCGGAAACGAAAGAAAAAGTCATGCGCGCCGTACGTGAGCTTAACTACCAGCCTAATGCCCTGGCCAAGGGTTTGAAAGAAGGGCGCTCCAGGACCATCGGCCTGATCATTCCCAATGTGCGGAATTTGGTTTTCCCGGCGGCCATCAAAGGGATAACCGATGTGGCCAAAAAGTATGGCTATACCGTTATCCTGTGCAATACCGACGAAGATATAGAAACAGAGAAAGCCTATGTCGACAACCTGCGCAAAAGGCTGGTCGACGGCCTGATTTTTTCCACAGCCACGGCCGCCAGCACCCACATTTTGGAACTCAAAGAGCAGGGTTTCCCGGTAGTACTCATGATCCGCCACCTGGAAGACAAGGTGGATGCCGTTATAGTCGACAACTTCCGGGGTGGCTATGAAGCCACTAAATTCCTCATCGAGCGAGGTTACCGGCGTATCGCTTTTGTCAACGGCACTTTAGAACTGGACCTCTACCGCCAGCGTTTTGCCGGATACCAGGCGGCCCTTGCGGAGGCCGGTATAGCCTATAACGAGGACCTGGTTGTTCACGGTACCCGGGACTGGGAAGATGGTTACCGAGCCATTCTCACTATCCTGGAGCGGGGCCAGCGGCCGGATGCCGTATTTGCCGCCAGCGATCCCAAGGCCCTGGGGGTTATTAAAGCTCTAAAGGCAAAGGGTCTGCGGGTACCGGACGATGTTGCCGTCATGGGTTATGACAACCTGGACATGTCAGAACTAATGGACCCTCCCCTGACCACGATGGCCCAGCCTTTTTACGAGGTTGGCCAGAGGGCGGCGGAGCGGTTGATCAAGTTGATTAACAGCAAGCGGAAAAATAAACCTGTGGTTGAAAGGCTACCAGCCCAATTACTGGTGCGATCTTCGGTAGATTATGGACTCGCCGGCCAGGTTATTGCTACTGGCAAATAA
- a CDS encoding branched-chain amino acid ABC transporter permease, whose protein sequence is MTAQLIINGISLGAVYALIAVGFAIIFNILKFSNFAHGGFMTVTAYVGFLATRFWHTSLLWTLLIASLAGGMLGIIAELVAFRRIRNNKGPVIYYFVSSITLGMLLENLMTIFFSTNFYAYPNFFPVATVKVGQLLLGVPELIMFCISSLALIILAVLIYRTKLGTALRSVSYDVDTSGLMGINVLRIIQLAFFLAGFLGGISGVFLGISYTLYPQLGQLVVKGFVASVIGGLGSLSGAVIGAFLLGIIEILLIRLVGSGISPVFIFVIMLLFLLVRPRGIAGSHIQEKA, encoded by the coding sequence ATGACGGCACAATTGATAATTAACGGCATTTCCCTGGGTGCGGTATATGCATTGATCGCCGTGGGGTTTGCCATAATATTCAATATATTGAAGTTCAGCAATTTCGCCCACGGTGGTTTTATGACCGTGACGGCCTACGTGGGTTTCCTGGCCACAAGGTTCTGGCATACATCACTGCTCTGGACCCTGCTTATCGCTTCCCTGGCAGGGGGGATGCTGGGGATTATAGCAGAATTAGTTGCCTTCCGCCGTATTCGCAATAATAAAGGTCCTGTGATCTACTATTTCGTGTCTTCTATCACTCTTGGCATGCTGCTGGAGAACCTGATGACTATCTTTTTCAGCACCAACTTTTATGCTTATCCTAATTTCTTCCCTGTAGCCACAGTGAAAGTGGGCCAGCTACTGCTGGGTGTCCCGGAACTCATCATGTTCTGCATCTCATCCTTGGCCTTGATAATTCTGGCGGTGCTGATTTACAGGACCAAGCTGGGAACCGCTCTGCGTTCCGTTTCCTATGACGTCGATACCTCCGGTTTGATGGGTATCAATGTCCTCAGGATTATCCAGCTGGCTTTTTTCCTGGCGGGATTCCTGGGCGGGATCAGCGGCGTCTTTTTAGGTATCAGTTATACCCTCTATCCCCAACTCGGCCAATTGGTGGTCAAGGGTTTTGTCGCATCCGTGATTGGTGGCCTGGGCAGCCTGTCCGGGGCGGTTATCGGCGCCTTTCTTTTAGGAATAATTGAGATTTTACTTATCCGGCTTGTCGGTTCGGGTATATCACCAGTGTTCATCTTCGTCATTATGTTACTTTTTCTCCTGGTGCGGCCGCGGGGTATTGCTGGCAGCCATATCCAGGAAAAAGCTTGA
- a CDS encoding uroporphyrinogen decarboxylase family protein has protein sequence MGGFFNRDKIPFVPVVYEHAAALIGVTPSKMARSAELIVKGQLRAYELYGHDLVTVGIDIYNVEAEALGCPVQYFDDEAIPAIAGPIVSCPADLARLRVPDPEHDGRLPLLLDAASRVREVIGSEVAVGAAMVGPFTLAALLRGYENFILDLLTAPDFAGALLDFAAEVGLAVGTAMIKRGLSISINESWITPPLLSPELYQRFAFPREKGLIVALKAAGAASVGLISGGNTTPIVDWLVQTGSSILMADYGTDLVAYKAKARAAGIVLRGSIQARVVETGPKELIAAQAREVLAKGAPGGGFILGCGVVPYGAPPENVLYLKQVLAAYMAEHGGIA, from the coding sequence GTGGGTGGATTTTTTAACAGGGATAAAATTCCTTTCGTCCCTGTGGTGTATGAACATGCCGCCGCCTTAATCGGGGTAACGCCTTCAAAAATGGCCAGGAGCGCGGAACTGATCGTGAAAGGACAGCTCAGGGCTTATGAGCTGTACGGCCATGACCTGGTTACGGTCGGCATCGATATCTATAACGTCGAAGCCGAAGCCCTGGGCTGCCCGGTGCAGTATTTCGACGACGAAGCCATTCCGGCCATTGCCGGCCCCATCGTTTCCTGTCCAGCCGACCTGGCCCGCCTGAGGGTACCCGATCCGGAACATGACGGTCGCCTGCCTTTACTCCTGGACGCCGCCAGCCGGGTGAGGGAGGTTATCGGCAGTGAGGTGGCCGTAGGCGCCGCTATGGTGGGACCATTTACCCTGGCCGCCCTGCTCCGGGGTTATGAAAACTTTATATTAGATTTGTTGACCGCACCGGACTTTGCCGGCGCCCTGCTGGATTTTGCCGCCGAAGTAGGCCTGGCAGTAGGCACGGCCATGATTAAACGGGGTCTAAGTATATCGATTAACGAATCCTGGATAACGCCGCCTTTGCTTTCGCCGGAACTCTACCAGCGATTTGCTTTTCCCCGGGAAAAAGGGTTAATTGTTGCCTTAAAGGCCGCCGGGGCCGCCAGCGTCGGTTTAATTAGCGGCGGCAATACCACCCCCATTGTCGACTGGCTGGTGCAGACAGGTTCCTCCATTCTCATGGCTGACTACGGTACCGACCTGGTGGCCTATAAAGCAAAGGCCCGGGCGGCAGGTATCGTCCTGCGGGGCAGCATCCAGGCACGGGTAGTGGAAACAGGTCCCAAAGAGCTGATTGCTGCTCAGGCCAGAGAAGTCCTGGCCAAAGGGGCACCTGGCGGCGGGTTTATCCTGGGATGCGGCGTTGTTCCCTACGGAGCCCCGCCGGAAAACGTGCTCTACCTGAAACAAGTACTGGCAGCATACATGGCAGAACACGGGGGAATAGCATGA
- a CDS encoding ABC transporter substrate-binding protein, whose protein sequence is MKKLVLSFMVLVLVFLVTACGQGNSAKDKSQADGGENQASSSEVIVIGNLQDLSSTTSVWGKMVTNGAQLAIDKINKEGGINGKKLKLVTYDTKNDVQEAINAYNRLATQDKAVAIIGPPVSNIGIALAPVAENTKVAILGSFIDERATTKNDGKPWAYNFLIQPSSVQQAEIVASYTLEKLNLKKVGVLYNQANAYSVSLAKPFIDYVKSHGGQVVSEQMYKTGDKDFKTQLAAIQAAGAETIYIPNYIQEDVLAVQQARQIGINVPITGGLDFAPPFASLAGEAANDIYFPNNIAAEDPQIKEVAEAYKAAYNDEPLNKVFIGYDSILVIADAIKRAGAPDPIKVRDAMEQTKDVKGTTGNISISPNTHRPYGLSMVMIKIEKGQYITKERYITKEQQQQ, encoded by the coding sequence ATGAAAAAGTTAGTCTTGTCATTCATGGTTCTTGTCCTGGTTTTCTTGGTGACTGCCTGCGGCCAGGGCAATTCTGCCAAGGACAAAAGCCAGGCAGACGGCGGAGAAAACCAGGCAAGTTCCAGTGAGGTAATTGTCATCGGCAACCTGCAGGATTTAAGTTCTACCACCTCGGTCTGGGGCAAGATGGTTACCAATGGTGCCCAGCTGGCCATCGACAAGATCAATAAAGAGGGCGGTATCAATGGTAAGAAGCTGAAGCTGGTTACCTATGATACCAAAAATGACGTCCAGGAGGCGATCAACGCCTACAACCGCCTGGCTACCCAGGATAAAGCCGTGGCCATAATCGGCCCGCCGGTCAGCAATATCGGCATCGCCCTCGCACCCGTTGCCGAAAACACTAAAGTAGCTATCCTGGGGAGCTTTATTGACGAGAGGGCGACGACGAAAAACGACGGCAAGCCGTGGGCCTATAACTTCCTGATCCAGCCGAGCAGCGTGCAACAGGCCGAGATCGTCGCCAGCTACACACTGGAAAAATTGAATTTAAAAAAGGTCGGCGTTCTGTACAACCAGGCCAATGCCTACTCTGTTTCCCTGGCCAAGCCTTTTATCGATTATGTGAAGAGCCACGGCGGGCAGGTAGTATCCGAGCAGATGTACAAGACAGGGGATAAAGATTTCAAAACCCAGCTGGCGGCAATTCAAGCGGCCGGGGCCGAAACAATTTATATTCCCAACTATATCCAGGAAGACGTCCTGGCAGTACAGCAGGCGCGGCAGATAGGCATCAACGTCCCCATAACCGGCGGTCTGGATTTTGCCCCGCCGTTTGCCAGCCTGGCCGGCGAGGCCGCCAATGACATTTATTTCCCCAACAATATCGCCGCGGAAGATCCGCAGATCAAGGAGGTGGCAGAAGCTTACAAGGCAGCCTATAATGACGAGCCTCTGAATAAGGTTTTCATCGGCTATGATAGCATCCTGGTCATTGCCGACGCCATTAAGCGGGCCGGTGCGCCTGACCCGATCAAGGTACGTGACGCTATGGAACAGACAAAGGACGTCAAGGGAACAACAGGCAATATCAGCATATCTCCCAATACCCATCGTCCCTATGGCCTTTCTATGGTGATGATTAAAATTGAAAAGGGCCAGTATATCACCAAAGAGCGTTATATTACCAAGGAACAGCAGCAGCAATAA
- a CDS encoding ABC transporter ATP-binding protein — protein sequence MLTIKNLSAGYGAIMALHEVNLEVKQGQIVSIIGANGAGKSTLLNTIAGLVRPRRGSILFMGEELPRQPHLVVRRGIVQVPEGRKVFAGLTVKENLLMGGYRLSGREAARNLEHIFTLFPVLKERQNQYAGTLSGGEQQMLAVGRGLMSNPKVMLFDEPSLGLAPLVVNTIFNIISRIREEGVTVLLVEQNARKALALCDHAYVLENGRITMNGPGRELLADPRIRNAYLGERVEPRVDSKRSR from the coding sequence ATGTTGACGATTAAAAACTTGAGCGCCGGCTACGGGGCGATTATGGCCCTGCACGAGGTCAACCTTGAAGTTAAGCAAGGTCAGATTGTCAGTATAATCGGGGCCAACGGCGCCGGCAAAAGCACTCTTTTAAATACCATTGCCGGTCTGGTGCGGCCGCGCCGGGGTTCGATCCTTTTTATGGGGGAAGAGTTGCCGCGGCAGCCCCACCTGGTGGTCAGGCGGGGGATAGTCCAGGTGCCGGAAGGCAGAAAAGTCTTCGCCGGCCTGACGGTGAAGGAAAACCTGCTGATGGGCGGTTACCGGCTCAGCGGCCGGGAAGCGGCCAGGAATTTAGAACATATATTTACTTTGTTCCCGGTCCTCAAAGAACGCCAAAACCAGTACGCCGGCACTTTAAGCGGCGGCGAACAGCAGATGCTGGCCGTAGGACGGGGCTTGATGTCCAACCCCAAAGTTATGCTTTTTGATGAACCTTCCTTGGGCCTGGCCCCACTGGTGGTCAACACCATTTTTAATATTATCAGCCGCATCCGGGAGGAAGGGGTTACCGTCCTGCTGGTGGAGCAAAATGCCCGCAAAGCCCTGGCTCTATGCGATCACGCCTATGTTTTAGAAAACGGCAGGATTACCATGAACGGGCCGGGCAGGGAATTGCTGGCCGATCCCCGTATTCGCAATGCTTATCTGGGCGAGCGGGTAGAGCCCCGGGTGGACAGCAAGAGGAGCAGATGA